A section of the Centroberyx gerrardi isolate f3 chromosome 8, fCenGer3.hap1.cur.20231027, whole genome shotgun sequence genome encodes:
- the bmpr1ba gene encoding bone morphogenetic protein receptor type-1B, whose translation MLLRASSKAAVESGKEASGSTAPALSSQRLLWCHCYHYCPEDSTNNTCRTDGYCFTMVEEEGGVPVLTAGCLGRVGSEFQCRDTWNSRQRRSLECCTKKDYCNRDLYPTLPPLKPPSYADGSIHYMALLISVTVCSIILAVIIIFCYFWYKRQESRPHYSIGLEQDETYIPPGESLKDLIEQSQSSGSGSGLPLLVQRTIAKQIQMVKQIGKGRYGEVWMGRWRGEKVAVKVFFTTEEASWFRETEIYQTVLMRHENILGFIAADIKGTGSWTQLYLITDYHENGSLYDYLKSTTLDNKAMLRLAYSSVSGLCHLHTEIFGTQGKPAIAHRDLKSKNILVKRNGTCCIADLGLAVKFISDTNEVDIPPNTRVGTKRYMPPEVLDETLNRSHFQSYIMADMYSFGLILWEIARRCVSGGILEEYQLPYHDLVPTDPSYEDMREVVCIKRLRPSFPNRWTSDECLRQMGKLMTECWAHNPASRLTALRVKKTLAKMSESQDIKL comes from the exons ATGCTGCTGAGAGCTTCCAGCAAGGCAGCAGTGGAGAGCGGGAAGGAGGCGAGCGGCAGCACAGCTCCGGCTCTGTCCTCCCAAAGGCTGCTGTGGTGTCACTGCTACCACTACTGTCCCGAAGACTCCACCAATAACACATgcag GACGGATGGCTACTGTTTCAccatggtggaggaggagggaggggtacCGGTCCTAACTGCAGGCTGCCTGGGCCGGGTGGGATCTGAGTTTCAGTGTAGG GACACATGGAACTCGCGTCAAAGGAGATCACTAGAGTGCTGTACAAAAAAGGATTACTGTAACAGAGACCTGTATCCCACACTGCCACCACTCAAACCACCTA GCTATGCAGATGGAAGCATCCACTACATGGCCTTGTTGATCTCAGTGACTGTTTGCAGCATCATACTGGCTGTCATTATTATCTTCTGCTACTTCTG GTATAAGCGCCAGGAGTCCCGTCCGCACTACAGTATTGGCCTGGAGCAGGATGAGACCTACATTCCCCCTGGAGAGTCTCTGAAGGACCTGATAGAGCAGTCTCAGAGCTCTGGCTCAGGCTCGGGGCTCCCTCTACTG GTCCAGAGAACCATAGCCAAGCAGATCCAGATGGTGAAGCAGATAGGGAAGGGCAGGTACGGGGAGGTGTggatggggaggtggaggggagagaaagtggCTGTCAAAGTCTTCTTCACCACCGAGGAGGCCAGCTGGTTCAGAGAGACCGAGATCTACCAGACTGTCCTGATGAGACACGAGAACATACTGG GTTTCATAGCCGCAGATATCAAAGGAACTGGCTCTTGGACCCAACTCTACCTGATCACTGACTACCATGAAAACGGCTCTTTGTACGACTACCTCAAGTCCACCACCCTGGACAATAAAGCCATGCTGCGGCTGGCCTACTCCTCCGTGTCGGGCCTCTGCCACCTCCACACCGAGATCTTCGGCACCCAGGGCAAACCTGCCATTGCTCACAGGGATCTGAAGAGTAAGAACATACTGGTGAAGCGAAACGGGACGTGCTGTATAGCCGACCTGGGGCTGGCGGTCAAGTTCATTAG CGACACCAACGAGGTTGACATCCCCCCCAACACTAGAGTGGGCACCAAGCGCTACATGCCTCCAGAGGTTCTGGACGAGACGCTGAACAGAAGCCATTTCCAGTCCTACATCATGGCCGACATGTACAGCTTCGGGCTCATCCTCTGGGAGATCGCTCGGCGTTGTGTGTCAGGAG GTATCCTTGAGGAGTACCAGTTGCCGTACCATGACTTGGTCCCTACAGACCCTTCATATGAAGACATGAGAGAAGTGGTCTGCATCAAGAGACTACGGCCATCCTTCCCTAATCGATGGACAAGTGACGAG TGTTTGAGGCAGATGGGGAAGCTGATGACAGAATGCTGGGCCCATAATCCGGCCTCCCGGCTCACGGCACTACGGGTTAAAAAGACACTCGCCAAGATGTCAGAATCACAGGATATCAAACTGTGA